A window of the Streptomyces finlayi genome harbors these coding sequences:
- a CDS encoding protein kinase domain-containing protein: protein MAPGSEANGGGVSDGTDSWGTGGVVGDGRYRMTHRLGRGGMAEVYAAEDVRLGRTVAVKLLRSDLAEDPVSKARFTREAQSVAGLNHHAIVAVYDSGEDVVGGRTVPYIVMELVEGNTIRDLLLNAESPPPEQALIIVSGVLEALAYSHQHGIVHRDIKPANVIITESGAVKVMDFGIARALHGVQSTMTQTGMVMGTPQYLSPEQALGKAVDHRSDLYATGCLLYELLALRPPFTGETPLSVVYQHVQDIPVPPSEVSDGVPPELDGMVMRSLAKDPDDRFQSAEEMRGLVQYSLQMLQVQGGHTGTWNTGPVMAREGGHTSPMSSVGGTPAMGYPTHGDTSQGPILPPMNPDDGGYVGGGHNGGRGRGKMWLFVLLALVAIGAGVAFAVDAAQETGTKKPQTPATTPASPSPSKSSETPSEEPTEETEAPDTSTGGQWEPTAEPTWTPAPKPTEPTGTPTTTPPTTAPATDGGTGTDAGTGDEGGTGDEGGTGDEGGTTEGTTEGTTEGAAEGASTGAGEAAGTVAGTTP from the coding sequence ATGGCACCCGGATCCGAAGCAAACGGCGGCGGAGTTTCGGATGGCACCGACTCCTGGGGTACCGGCGGTGTGGTCGGAGACGGGCGCTACCGGATGACCCACCGGCTCGGCCGCGGCGGCATGGCCGAGGTCTACGCCGCGGAGGACGTACGTCTGGGACGCACCGTGGCGGTGAAACTGCTCCGTTCCGACCTCGCCGAGGACCCGGTCTCCAAGGCCCGCTTCACGCGTGAGGCGCAGTCCGTCGCGGGCCTCAACCACCACGCGATCGTCGCCGTGTACGACTCCGGCGAGGACGTCGTGGGCGGCCGGACCGTCCCGTACATCGTGATGGAGCTCGTCGAGGGCAACACCATCCGCGACCTGCTGCTCAACGCGGAGTCCCCGCCGCCCGAGCAGGCCCTGATCATCGTCTCGGGTGTGCTGGAAGCTCTCGCGTACTCGCACCAGCACGGCATCGTGCACCGTGACATCAAGCCCGCCAACGTGATCATCACGGAGTCCGGCGCGGTCAAGGTCATGGACTTCGGCATCGCCCGTGCGCTGCACGGCGTGCAGTCGACGATGACCCAGACCGGCATGGTCATGGGCACGCCCCAGTACCTCTCCCCCGAACAGGCACTCGGCAAGGCGGTCGACCACCGCTCCGACCTGTACGCCACCGGCTGTCTGCTCTACGAGCTGCTGGCCCTGCGGCCCCCGTTCACCGGTGAGACCCCGCTCTCGGTCGTCTACCAGCACGTACAGGACATCCCGGTCCCGCCGTCCGAGGTCTCGGACGGCGTACCGCCGGAGCTGGACGGGATGGTGATGCGCTCGCTCGCGAAGGACCCGGACGACCGGTTCCAGAGCGCCGAGGAGATGCGCGGTCTCGTCCAGTACAGCCTGCAGATGCTCCAGGTGCAGGGCGGCCACACCGGTACGTGGAACACCGGCCCCGTCATGGCGCGCGAAGGCGGCCACACCTCGCCGATGAGCTCGGTGGGCGGTACGCCGGCGATGGGCTACCCGACGCACGGGGACACCTCGCAGGGCCCGATCCTGCCGCCGATGAACCCGGATGACGGCGGTTACGTCGGCGGCGGGCACAACGGCGGCCGCGGCCGCGGCAAGATGTGGCTGTTCGTCCTGCTCGCCCTGGTCGCGATCGGTGCGGGGGTCGCCTTCGCCGTCGACGCGGCGCAGGAGACCGGTACGAAGAAGCCGCAGACGCCCGCCACCACCCCGGCCTCGCCCTCGCCCTCGAAGTCGTCGGAGACACCGTCCGAGGAGCCGACGGAGGAGACCGAGGCGCCGGACACCTCCACGGGCGGCCAGTGGGAACCCACCGCCGAGCCCACCTGGACCCCCGCCCCGAAGCCCACCGAACCCACCGGCACGCCGACCACCACGCCGCCCACCACCGCTCCCGCCACCGACGGTGGCACCGGGACGGACGCGGGCACGGGTGACGAGGGCGGCACCGGCGACGAGGGCGGCACGGGCGACGAGGGCGGCACGACCGAGGGGACGACCGAAGGCACCACCGAGGGCGCGGCCGAGGGCGCGTCGACCGGAGCGGGCGAGGCAGCCGGTACCGTCGCGGGCACCACGCCGTAG